The genomic DNA CAACCAAATGACCCTGGCGCTGCGGGAAGCGCGTGAGAACATGCAACGGCAGGCCGATAAGCTGCAGGAACAGCAAACAGAGCTGCAAGCCAGCAACCTGGAATTGGAACGAAAATCACAAAGCTTGGCGCAGCAAAACACCGAGATCGAACAAAAGAACCGCGAGCTGGAACGAACGATGCATCAACTCCGCAAGGCGCAGCAACAACTCGTGCAATCCGAGAAGATGGCCTCGCTGGGCCAGCTCACCGCGGGCATCGCACACGAGATCAACAATCCGATTAATTTTGTCTCATCAAATGTCAACCCGTTGCGCCGCGATCTTGAAGATCTCTTTGCCCTGCTGGCCGAGTATGAGGCAACGATTGAGCGCCAGCATTTGCAGGAACAATTCACGGCCGCACGAAAACTAAAAGAAGAGCTCGATTTCAACTTTTTAAAGCAGGAAGTGAACAGCCTGCTCGACGGCATTAAAGAAGGGGCGCATCGCACCTCGGAAATTGTGAGAGGTTTGCGCAATTTCACCCGCCTCGATGAAGATGAACGCAAGCCGGCGAACGTCAACCAATGCCTGGAATCGACCTTGTTGATGCTGAAACATCAGCTCAAAAATCGCGTCGAAGTGATCAAGGATTTTGGCGCGCTGCCTGAGATTATGTGTTATCCCGGCAAACTCAATCAAGTCTTCACGAACATTCTCTCGAACGCGAGTCAGGCCATTTCCGGCGCCGGCAAGATTTTCATTAAAACCTCTTTTGACGGTGATATCGTGACGATTTCAATCCGGGATACCGGCAAAGGCATGACGAAAGAAGTCAAGCAGCGCATTTTCGAGCCTTTTTTTACGACAAAAGACGTGGGCGAGGGCACGGGCCTGGGGCTGTCGATCACCTATGGAATTATCGAGGAACACGACGGCAACATCGAAGTTTATAGCGAGCCGGACAAAGGCAGCGAGTTTGTCATCACCTTGCCGGCGAAATAACTGGAGTCTCTCTAATGAGTAAGAAAGATTTTTCGATTTTGTATGTCGATGATGAAGAGCATAATCTTATTTCATTCAAAGCCGTTTTCCGGCGGGATTATGAAATTTTCACCGCCACCAGCGGGGAGGAAGGCCTGCACATCATCCGGGAGCACGAGGTCGATCTCATCATCACCGATCAACGCATGCCGCGCATGACCGGCATCCAATTCCTGGAGCGCATTCTGCCGGAGTATCCTGACACGATTCGCATGATTCTGACCGGTT from Cytophagia bacterium CHB2 includes the following:
- a CDS encoding HAMP domain-containing protein — translated: MKFRDLKLGIKQALGFGVILAIMAGVNIFAITKMGAIKAEIDEISANRLPRAIAISDLNLNTAALRISQLQHAFTAEKAAQQKQKNMMIALIDRINENLDTYAGLKAASEERQSHSKTEDSLYTAFDRKWEAYQDLSFTFFDFLEDGKTQQAVNLLNGEAQQVFDDFSADLIALVNINKRDSYALAVRAEQTYQATRYISITWLIITVLTSAFIAAGLARLIAIPVRNLVTAAGQIAEGDLNVQLESLSKDEIGHLSHSFNQMTLALREARENMQRQADKLQEQQTELQASNLELERKSQSLAQQNTEIEQKNRELERTMHQLRKAQQQLVQSEKMASLGQLTAGIAHEINNPINFVSSNVNPLRRDLEDLFALLAEYEATIERQHLQEQFTAARKLKEELDFNFLKQEVNSLLDGIKEGAHRTSEIVRGLRNFTRLDEDERKPANVNQCLESTLLMLKHQLKNRVEVIKDFGALPEIMCYPGKLNQVFTNILSNASQAISGAGKIFIKTSFDGDIVTISIRDTGKGMTKEVKQRIFEPFFTTKDVGEGTGLGLSITYGIIEEHDGNIEVYSEPDKGSEFVITLPAK